The Mercurialis annua linkage group LG2, ddMerAnnu1.2, whole genome shotgun sequence genome contains a region encoding:
- the LOC130015114 gene encoding uncharacterized protein LOC130015114, which produces MYNYKENLRKSSFEGRDVVGQFYHMAQKSDYVHWTLAEEDTGMVTHLFMAHPDSVRLLRSYYWIIELHNCICNYMKDETEGSYRWVLERLRCLIGDHIHPSAILTDRELGLIRPDVEDRVYRISGKNKEFSKIFKNSTWKKIITAPTSQQYNIAVEAFRDRFKVFLGLIEYIEETWLVHREKFVSCWTNLVLHFGNTTTRRVESAHAQLNQWLNSSTGALDTVWTKVDKVIESQLTDIRKTLEDSRRTMGVHRHGFPFDKLSCRVSHYCLDLISKELKRMRELSTEVYDCCGCVLRSTHQIPCACNPISLESIHPFWTAFVILGDGMDTCLHADYVGFRSEEHQYFHEISKDPSMLRDISRIVRERLHLEDLGYREPEVKTNVRSRPKGSKSTKRDPSHHEYKDHVRGRLKSSQGKQNPASTSGFILPFVEELVDVRGDGNYGFRVVADYIYGDQKMWGLTRMNIANELAVHPFQYDGLCADGLEAAITRISWEGGYCGPRNWMQVLDDLFPIVTLFNASVIYIQGGTLPEKRFRSCTVLPLHSTEVHSRPLKEIVILYISRRAHFVRLNLQDNFPVPPIPTLWFDHRDYIVAFWHTLYGCRRDQWIN; this is translated from the exons ATGTACAATTACAAAGAGAATTTGAGAAAGTCTAGCTTTGAGGGTAGAGATGTGGTGGGTCAGTTTTATCACATGGCTCAGAAGAGTGATTATGTGCACTGGACTCTTGCTGAGGAGGATACAGGTATGGTGACCCACCTTTTCATGGCTCATCCCGATTCAGTGAGGCTACTACGTTCGTACTACTGGATTATCG AacttcataattgcatatgcaattataTGAAGGATGAGACTGAGGGGAGCTACAGATGGGTGTTGGAGAGACTGAG GTGCTTGATTGGGGACCATATTCATCCGAGTGCTATTCTTACTGATCGGGAACTGGGGCTGATCAGACCA GATGTAGAAGATAGGGTGTACAGAATAAGTGGGAAAAACAAagaattttctaaaattttcaaGAATAGTACCTGGAAGAAAATTATCACAGCGCCAACTTCGCAACAATATAACATAGCTGTGGAAGCCTTCAGAGATCGGTTTAAAGTTTTTCTAGGGTTGATAGAGTACATTGAGGAGACTTGGTTGGTGCACAGAGAGAAGTTTGTATCCTGCTGGACGAACTTAGTCCTACATTTTGGAAACACCACCACGCGTAGAGTGGAGAGCGCACATGCTCAGCTAAACCAGTGGCTCAACTCTAGCACCGGTGCTCTGGACACAGTCTGGACGAAGGTCGACAAAGTTATAGAGTCACAGCTGACAGATATCCG CAAAACACTTGAGGACTCCCGACGGACTATGGGCGTCCATCGACACGGTTTTCCATTTGATAAGCTCTCTTGCAGAGTGTCTCATTACTGTCTGGATTTAATATCGAAAGAACTAAAGCGTATGCGAGAATTGAGTACTGAAGTCTATGATTGTTGTGGTTGTGTGCTTAGATCAACACATCAGATCCCCTGTGCAT GTAACCCGATCAGTCTGGAGAGTATTCACCCGTTTTGGACGGCATTTGTTATTCTCGGCGATGGGATGGACACATGTTTACATGCTGATTATGTTGGTTTTCGGTCGGAGGAACATCAGTATTTTCACGAGATCTCTAAGGATCCTTCAATGTTGCGTGATATTTCTCGTATTGTTCGCGAGCGACTTCACCTCGAAGACTTAGGTTATAGGGAACCAGAAGTAAAGACCAATGTCAGAAGTCGACCAAAGGGGAGCAAATCAACTAAGCGAGATCCGAGTCATCATGAGTACAAGGACCATGTACGTGGTCGTCTTAAGTCTTCCCAAGGTAAGCAAAACCCTGCTTCCACGTCAG GATTCATTTTGCCATTCGTTGAAGAACTTGTGGACGTGCGTGGGGACGGCAACTATGGATTTCGCGTCGTGGCGGACTACATATACGGTGACCAGAAGATGTGGGGACTGACTAGAATGAACATTGCAAACGAACTTGCCGTCCACCCTTTTCAATATGATGGTCTTTGCGCTGATGGGTTAGAAGCGGCCATTACACGTATTAGTTGGGAAGGGGGATACTGCGGCCCTCGCAACTGGATGCAG GTATTGGATGACTTGTTCCCTATTGTCACTCTTTTCAATGCATCTGTTATTTACATACAAGGCGGGACGCTACCAGAGAAGCGGTTCCGTTCATGTACTGTTCTGCCTTTGCATTCCACTGAGGTCCACTCACGACCATTGAAAGAGATAGTGATATTGTATATTAGTCGACGCGCTCACTTTGTTAGGTTGAATTTACAGGATAATTTTCCTGTCCCACCAATTCCCACCTTGTGGTTCGACCACAGGGACTATATTGTTGCGTTTTGGCATACTTTATATGGTTGTAGGAGAGATCAGTGGATAAATTGA